CTTGCCCAGCAGGTCCGACTTGGCACGGGCAGCCGAGTCCTTCTTCATGTACTCGGCAAAGCCATACCCCTTGGAGTGGCCAGTGCGCTCACTGTAGACCAGGAAGCAGCGCTCCAGGCTGCCGAAGGGCCGCACCAACTCCTCGAACTGCTGCTGTGTGAGGCTGGGGGGCAGGTTGGCCACGCACAGCAGGGCATCCGTGGGCTGCAGCTGCACCGACAGCTCGCGCTCCCGTAAGCAGCTCTGGTGGAAAGCGTTGATTGCGGCCTCGGCCTGCTCCCCATTCAGCAGGGTCACGAAGGCTGCGGTGGGAAGAGGGCAGTGCGAGGTCAGCCGGGCCCCGAgggcctgcccctccaccctGCCACCCTGCAAAGCAGGTGGGACTTCAAAATGCTGGGCATTTCAGGTGCCTGCCGATCTGAACAGTTGCCAGCCTTGGTGACTCACACAGGCGAGCACGCCTGCCATTGACTCCAGGCTCCACGAAGCCcactccctctcccagccctgcGTCCACCCGCACCCATAGCAGCGCCCACCAACTGTGGACCTGGCTCTGTCCTAAGAACGCCGTGGGTCACTCGGATGATACCAAGGGCAGTGGTTAAGCCCATGCTCACTGAGGCCCAGATTTAAGCCCAAGCCCCAGGTGGCTTGGGggtatcagtttcctcatctgtcaaatggttGTAACTTAATCATCACAACCAACATTTTGCCAGTGAGGAAACGGGCCCAGAGCAGCACCCCTGTGCCCAAGTAGGGGAGCctggacttgaacccaggcagctgGACTCCAGAGCCCCACTCTACACTGCCCACCCCTGCCACCTTTCCAGGCCACCAGTGCCCTGAACCCTGCTGCCACATGCTGCCCCAGATTTGCAATCCACCCAGAGGCCACAGGAAGCTTTGTTCAAAATGATAACCAGATCACGCCACATCCATCTGGTGGCTTCTAGCTGCAGGGTGCAGTGCAGCCTGCGTGGGCTCGCTGACCTCCCCTCCCATCTCACTACTGCTATCCGGACCACACCAGGCACACTCCAGAGGGGCCTTCGCAGCTGCTGTTCCCTGAGCGTGGAACACTGAGCCCCACCTCCTCACCTGGCTAACCTGGACCCACCCAggtagaaaccctgtctctactaaaaatacaaaaattagccgggtgtggtggcacatgtctataatcccagctacttgggaggctgaggcagaggaatgggctgaacccaggaggcagaggttgcagcgagccaagatcacaccactgcactccagcctggcgacagagcaagactccatctcaacaaaaaccaaaaaaacaaaacaaaacaaaaacacacaagcaTGGGTGACTGGCTGGGTAAGGAAGAGGCAAGAAGGGTAGGAAGAGAATGAACCCACAGCCAAACGTTGTCAAGAATTAGCTCAATGCCAAGCGAGTGGAGTAGGAAGAGAATCAGCCCAATGCCCAGTGTTCTTCAAGGAGAACATGAAGGCTGTCCCAAGATGACAGGATGATAGGCAGATTGGGGCAACCTGCCATTTTGGCCTGGGGGGCAATACTGGGCCTGAAGTTCAGAGCAGCAGACAGTGAGCCAGAGCCCTCCCATCTTCAGGGACGGTCATTCCCTGCCCTGGCCCACCCCATGGCCCCACAAACCTGTCCCTTTGTATTTGTCCACAAAACAGTATTTGAGCTCATAGTCACTGAGCAGGTCATGTACTTCCTGTGGAGATACAAGATAAAAGACAGGGAGTTACTGGAGATGGAAGGGGGCAAACCGGTGCCGCCCTCATAGCTGCCACCAGCTATGAAGGCAGGTCAATTACCACCCCCCATTttactaatgaggaaactgaggcttgatgCAGTAATTTGGCCAAGGTCATTCTGCTCATacctggcagagctgggattcagaaCCTAGATGCAGACTGTGCTATTACCCAGGCAACATGCTCTTAAAGGGTATACCTTTAGCTGGCTGGctggggtggctcatgcttataaccccagcactttgggaggccgaggcgggtggatcacctgaggtcaggagttcgagaccagccaacatggtgaaaccttatctctactaaaaatacaaacattagccaggagtggcTACTGGTGGCGCCACTGGTTAtaggtggcgcacacctataatcctagctactcgggagactgaggtaggagaattgcttgaacccagaaggcagaggttgcagtgtgccattgcactccagcctgggcaacaaagggagacactgtctcaaaaaaaaaaaaaggccggactcacgcctgtaattccagcacttcggaggccgaggcgggtggatcacgagatcaagagatccagaccatcctggccaacaaggtgaaaccccgtctctactaaaaatacaaaacaacagcTGGATGTAGTGGAGTGCACCTGTcgttctagctacttggaaggctgaggcaggataatcgcttgaacctgggaggtgaaggttgcagtgagcagagatcaagccactgcactctagcctggctacagagtgagactccatctaaaaaacaaaaaaaaacaaaaacaaaaaaggagtaTGCCTTTAGGAAAGTCATTTAACCTCCATGAACCTCCTTTTGCAAGATTCACTGTTTCTAACAACTCTGTAAGTGAAGTTATTAACAAACTCATGTTGTACACGAGAAAACCCAGGCTAGGAGAAGTGAAGAGATCGGCTGGAGGCCATGCAGTCGGGCAGTGCGGCCACCCATGGGTACCTGACTGGGAAGCCCACCTACTAGTAAGCCTCACATTCGGTAAGTTCACATGCCTCCCAATTTCCTCCTCCTGATAAGGCTGCCCTCTTGCAAGCcagctcatttattttctttttttttttagagacagggtcttgttctgtcacctaggctagagtgcagtagcatgatcatagctcactgcagcctcaatctcctaggctcaagtgatcctcccaccacagcctcctgagtagctgggactacaggcacgcaccaccatgcctaattatttaaaattttttgtagcgatgggggtttcactatgctgcctaGGTTagtcttgaacccttgggctcaagacagcctcttgcctcagcctcttaaagtgctgggattaaagggatgagccaccgtgcccagcctcaagcCAGCTTTGAAGGCAAAGTGCTGGGGCCTGCTGGGGCCAGATACACTATGCATCTTGCAGGAGAAACAATGTGTTTCCTGCTTAGAGACTGCAGACACTGAGAGGAAGACCCAGAAACAAACCTGACCATTCTTAATGACGCCTGCCCCGATCTGTCCCCAAATTCAGCCCCTCCCAACATCCCTGGGGTCCCACTAGCCAGGTGCCCACCCATGGGCAGGGAGGGCCAGTGGCAGGTGTGCTGGTGGGCCAGAGAGCAGGGATTCTCAGCAGAAGGAAGCGAGAACCTGTTTCACCGCCATAGGGAAGGGCAGTATAGATGCCATTTCCCCGGGTCCAAAGAGCATCGGGAAGCGCTTCCCCATGCTGGCCCCATGAGAAGGGCACTCCTAGCAGGAAGATTAGCCACGAGGGGATCCATAGAACACAGGCCCCACTTCCTTCCTGTAGGTCTGTAGGCTGGTGGCAGGAGACCCCATTTTCCCAAATTAATCCTGAGGTTTTGGGGGCTGAGAACCAGGGGCTGCTTTTACTTCCGGATTTATCTCTGAGAGCAGTGAATAAACGCGTGAGATGGAGGGGCATACTCTCCGCAGTCCTGAAACTTCTGGATTTGAGGTCCCGCCACCCTGTGGTAGAGTGGGTGGAGAAAAGCATCATCCAAGCAGGGGGCAACTGGTGGTCCAATGTACCAGCCCATTCACAATTCCCCAACAGGACCAAAGCTGTCCGCCCCCTTCCATCACTTGGTGTCGACCAAGCCTGTGGTCGCCCCTAGCAACGCCCTCCCTCACTTCACAGCCGGTTTCCCCTTTCATCACCGCCCCCCCACATCCCGCTCTTGGTCTCTCTCGATCCCGCGTGGATCCGGTGCTTGGACGCCCCCGCCAACGACCCCCGCGCACCTCAGCGTTGGTGTCGCCCGGTTCCCCCCGCGCACGCGCACCGCGGTATTTCCCGCCACGCTCCTACACCGCCCCCCCCCAATACCTGGTTGGTCACGTCCCCCGGGAGGCCCCGAATCAGTATCTTGCGGCGGTTACGGAACTGGCGCTCGGTGTGTTCCAGGCGTTTCCGGATCTCTTCTGGATCTAGAGGCGGCAGTTCTTCTTCGGGCGCCCGGCGCTCCGCGGCATCGTCGGCTTCGACCTCGGCCCCAGACTTCGGGCTCAGCAGGGGCCGGTGAGTAACGGACACGTCCGCCGCCATCTTGGGAAACCCGGCGCCTTCTGGGACCAGCGAGCCGGGGCGGAGCGGCATAGAGCGGCAACGAGGGCGCGCCCGTCGATTGGCTGAGAGAAGCCCCACCTCGTTCCCTCCCCCCTTATCCCATTGGCTAGGCCCCAGCCCGCCTCTCAAGAGTTCAAGGTGCGTCTGCGCGCCACAGACCCCTCCTCCTTCCGTCGCAGCGACGCTACTCAGTGGATGTGCACCTGGGTGGGAGAGCCTTGCAGCGCGGGTGGAATCAAACCACAGATTAGGGAGTTTGAAGGCTTTATTGGTGCAGAATCTGAGGGCACAGCCAAGCCCCTGCCAACTTTGACCCCGGATCCCAGCGTCACTCAGCTCTGGACGGTTCTTCCCCCATTGCCTCTGTCGGCTGCATAGACGTGAGGGGCAGAGAGGTGCTCTCCTGCCTAACATGGTACCTGCCGCTCAGTTTATGCTCCTTGAAGACGTACATTAAGGCCACTACGACAGTCACCACGCCCAGGGTCACTAACACCGCCAAGAAGACAGGGACAAAGTGGGACTTCGGAGCTGTGCAGAGAAAGCGCTAAGTCAATATGCGTCCCCCCTGTCTCcaacccccccgccccccgcggCTTGCCAGTCCAGGCCCGCGGCCCAGTGTTAGCTCACCCTCAATATCCATCACCACGACCAGGGTGTATTTGCCTCGTGAGCTGGACGCTTGGCATTGATAAGTGCCATTATGTGTTACATTGACGAAGAACGGGATCCCCACCGGCACCTCCCGGTTGGAGCCTTCCTTCAAACACCGCAGCTGGGGGTACGGGTTGCCCCTGGCTTGGCACTGCAGGACGTGTCTCGTTTTGTCTTTCCACTTCAAGTGCTGGGGGCATGTGGCTCGGTCAATTTTGGGACCATCTGTGGAACCACCATGTGTGATCAGACACCCAACACACCCGAGGCACGGTGGTGCAGAGGAGCGTCTAATCTTTCCAGGGCAGGGGTGAAGGGATTAAAGGTCAGGGTGACCGACTCACACAGGACACGCAGCTGGACGCTACTGTTCCTACACAAGAACTCGCCGTCCACCTCGAGAGTGGCACTGCAGAAGAAGTTGCGTCCGTCGTCACTCTCGGTAGCATTTAACTGAAGTTGAGCTGGCTGCCCCGGGGCCGCGGCTGGAACTCCGTCCAGCGTTACCTGGACTCGAGCCCCAGCCATGCAGCTCACGGTCACTGTGGACCCCTCGGGGGCGCTGGGCTCGCTCAGGTTCAGAATGGGTCCTAGGAAGCCTAAAGGCGGGGCATTGCCCAGGAGCTTAATGAACAAGACCTTCCTGCAGGTCAAGCCGCTCCCTCCGCCCTCCCCTTTCGTCTCGGGATATCCGGGCCACGCTTTCGGTGTTCAAGCCTCGCCCTCTTTCTGGGCTTTGTCCAACTTCGGGCACTCAGGCCCAGCCCATGTTGCAACTACTATTGGGGCAAGTCAGGCCCCACCTTTTCGGCTAGTCTCCGCCCCCTCTGCCACGCCCCCAGACTGCTGAGGCCGCGCCCCCTTCCCACGCCTCCTCTTACTAAAGACCGTCAAGTTCTCCCGGGTCTCCAGTCTCTCGCCCCCTAGGATCACGTTGCAGACGATTTCCCGCGCACCCTCCTGATCTGCGCgcgctgtggctgtggctgtggccgtTAGCATGTCCCCGTGGTTCATGACTGTCGCATTCAGCATCTGGTCCCCCAGTGCCAGGTAGACCTGGGCCTCTGAGGCTGGAAAAAGCCCGTCTAGAGTGCAGTTCACCGGCCACGACTTTTCCACCTCCAAGAACCGGGGGGCCACGAGGCGCGGGGGGGTCACCGGCAGGGCTGGGGAGAAAGGTGGGCATGAGCACAACCCCCAGGACTGTGCCTTCCTCAGGACACCTTCATCCCCCCCATCAGGAATTCTTGCCTACTGCGTCACCCTTCTTCCCAGGACACACACGGCCATGAAAATGGCCTTCTCCAAAGATCCCACGGCTTGGGCCTCCCTTCTGGGGCCACCCTGCCCAGTGGCCTGGGGCTTTACTTCTCAGAAGCCTGTGAGGTCCGGGGCACCCCACTCTCATGAGCCCCAAGGCCAGGGCACCCTCTACCCTGACTCAGCTCATCACCCACCATCTGAAGCCCCTTCGCTCACCAAAGGTTCGGAGTTGGCGGGGTGCTGAGGTGTTCCGGAACAGTTCCAGCCCCTGGGGCTTCATGTCCAGTTCTGTGCGGCATGAGAAATGGGCTCCGTGGTCCTCTCTGCTGGTCAGCACAGTGGTATTGACCTCTGCTGGCTCCCCCACTGCTGGCTGCCGGgtcagctcctcctcccggcggagCAGCACCACCGTGAGGCTGGTGCGGGGCGACCCACCTTCCACTTGGCAGCGCAGGATCAAGTTCTGGCCCACCGGCTGCCAAGGAGGCAGGGGTGCCAGCTCCACGCGCTCCGGGAGGcctgagagaggaagggaggatggCACTTAGCGGGTCTTGcaaccccacccacccaccccagggACTGGGGAGGAGACAGGGCGGTCCTGCCGAGAACTGTGAGCTTTGCGTTAATAAACTTACAGGGCTTAGAACTGGGCCAAAGCGTTTGCTATTATCATTAATGCAGTGATTATCATTTCCTGTGTTGTCAGACACCTTGCGAGGCGCTAAACAAAATTTTCTGTTCTCCAGGAtggcacaataaaaaaaaaattaataaagaggaaggaagggatgaaCGTTTATGACTATTTGACATGAATATTACAAATTCCTGTTtatggccaggcgctgtggcccacgcctataatcccagagctttgggaggctgagatgggtggatcatgagatcaggagttcgagatcagcctggccaacatggtgaaaccctgtctctactaaaaatacaaaaattagctgggtgtggtggtgtgcgcctgtaatcccagctacttgggaggctgaggcaggagaatcgcttgaacccgggaggcagaagtggcagtgagccgagatcacaccatggcactccagcgacaagactttgtctcaaaaaaaaagaaaaaaagagaagaatagaGAAGATTTCACTAGGTTGTTGTGTGCATGAAGGTGGATGACCTCTTGAAGGTCTAAGGAAAGATACTAAGGAAAGATATTAATAAGCAGTAActatttttttccccccgagatggagtc
The sequence above is a segment of the Macaca nemestrina isolate mMacNem1 chromosome 20, mMacNem.hap1, whole genome shotgun sequence genome. Coding sequences within it:
- the LOC105476271 gene encoding intercellular adhesion molecule 3, with product MATIVPSVSWPGACWTLLVCCLLTPGAQGQEFLLRVEPQNPVFPAGGSLLVNCSTDCPSSKKIILETSLSKELVDNGTGWAAFQLSNVTGNSRILCSGYCNGSQITGFSDITVYSLPERVELAPLPPWQPVGQNLILRCQVEGGSPRTSLTVVLLRREEELTRQPAVGEPAEVNTTVLTSREDHGAHFSCRTELDMKPQGLELFRNTSAPRQLRTFALPVTPPRLVAPRFLEVEKSWPVNCTLDGLFPASEAQVYLALGDQMLNATVMNHGDMLTATATATARADQEGAREIVCNVILGGERLETRENLTVFSFLGPILNLSEPSAPEGSTVTVSCMAGARVQVTLDGVPAAAPGQPAQLQLNATESDDGRNFFCSATLEVDGEFLCRNSSVQLRVLYGPKIDRATCPQHLKWKDKTRHVLQCQARGNPYPQLRCLKEGSNREVPVGIPFFVNVTHNGTYQCQASSSRGKYTLVVVMDIEAPKSHFVPVFLAVLVTLGVVTVVVALMYVFKEHKLSGRYHVRQESTSLPLTSMQPTEAMGEEPSRAE